The nucleotide window CGCTCAAGCACTAGAGTGCGGGTCTCGAACAGACCCAAGTGCAGCCTCGGCAAACCATGTCGAGGCCTTTTTAATTTGACAGAAACACCAATGTACTATATTATAATACTATAATATATTAACTTCTTAAAAAGCTATGGGGCTTCTTACGGTGCCGCTTACAGCGCAATTGACTAAAAAAGTAGGGGAATTGGTCCGTCAAGGAAAGGCCGCAAATAAAGCAGACCTTGCCCGCCGTGCATTGCAGCACTATATCGAGGAGCATGCTGTGCTTGATGTGTTACTTGCCGAGCAGGAGATGCGCGATGGCAAAGTGTTGCGAGGAGATCTCGATGCATTGGCTGCCAAATTATGAACGTAAGCTACACGCCAACGTTTGTTCGCATATACAAAACTTTCCCCAAAGAACTTCAAGAAGAAATCAAAGAAAAAATTACACTTTTTCAACGAGATTCAAAACACCCATTTCTCAAAACCCACAAACTCAAAGGCGCGCTTCGGGGGCGATGGAGTTTTTCAGTTAATTTTGAATACAGGATTGTTTTTGTGTATGCGTCTTCCGATGAAGCAGTATTTCTCGTGTGTGGCGACCACGGCGTGTACACTTGACATTTTCAAAAAATCGCACTATCATTGCATCAAATGTTGCACGTAAACAATGAGCCAGATTGAAGATCTAAGTATTCTGGATCGCATTGAACAAGTTGGAGAACTACGGTTCTTTTCAAATCAAAACCAATCCTTTCCGGTGCTTCAAATACTGCGCGCACAAACGCCGCATGCATTTGTCAAATCACTCAGTGAAGTTACCGATAAGAGCGACAAGAACTATTGGGAAAAACTCCGTAAACAACTCTATGGCCCCGGAGTTATAGTGGGAATGGACGGATGCAGATTTGTACTTCACGGAAGCTTGTCGTTATTCAGTGATGTTAACGGGGAGATAATCTCATTTCACAATAATGCATTCACGGCTGCGTATGTGAACGAGCTGCTAGCGCTTGGGTGGAATACCAATGAGATCTTTATGCAGCAACTTGCTACCTTCTTGCCCTTTCCTGAAACGCTTGTCGGAAGGTATGAGGTTGCAGGGTTCATGATGCGTCTTCTCGACGATAAGACCGGTATCCGTACCATGCTTGCCGATCTGCCGGAAACCCAGCAAGCAAATAGGATATTTGAGATCGTCCACAACACTCACAGCGCCTGACACTGTGAGTTTTTTACTTTAGTAATCTTGACAGGAACAGAAAATCATGGTTAACTGCGCCATACCGTACATTCATGATGAGCGAAAACGCATTGAAGCTATCGATTCCCCATTGTGTAGACAGTATTATATTGGCAGTTACCGTGACGATTCAAGAGCTGAATCAACCATCGCGCGCAGGAGGATTTGTATCCCTCTTCGATTTCTTTGACCCTGCGCCACATCTTATTCTCAAGGTCGGATCGTTCGAGCAGTCCGAACCTGGGCGCGGAGAGGCATGCTTCAACTACAGCCAAGAAAAAGGAAGGCGCCTCCAGCAGTACCCCGACCATGTCAGTAGTTTTCAGAGCCGTAATCCCGATGAGAAAAAGTGGGGCGGAGCGGTGCGTGGCAATAGGGTCATCCTTTCTTTTTCGGGTTTACCAGAGATACTCGATGAACTTGCGATGGTTCGCGCCGGGCTAGAACTCGGACTCTTTCCGGATTACGACCGTATTCGCAAGATCGCAGATGCCAGCGACAACGCCATGATTCGTGACATTCTCGCCAGTTTCGCAGCGTAAGATTACCCTATAGTCCCTTCCGAGGGACTTTTTTAATACGGCACACTTGCATTTTTACCAAAAATCTCTAAGGTGATCCAAGACGTACCTTACAATGACAGCTAAAAGCATTGCACTTTTGGGACATGGCACCATAGGTTCAGAATTCTATCGGCAGTACCGTCTGAATCGCGATTATTATGCACGGCTGACGGGGACCGATGTCAGCATTGTTTGCGTAGCTGTCCGCGATCCGTCAAAGCATACTGAATCCGTACCCGAGAACATGCTTGTGACGGATATCGATGAGGCAGTAAAGAATCCCCGCATTGGCATAGTTGTGAGTGTGCTTGGCAATGAGGAGGCCGAATATTACGCTATCAAAACAGCGCTTGAGCATGGCAAGATCGTTGTTACCGCCAATAAGAAAGTTCTTGCAAAATATTGGCACGAGCTTGGCAAGCATATCTATCCGTTTGGTAACAAACTCCTGTTTGAAGCCGCTGTGTGCGCAGGTATTCAGATTATTGACAATTTGTTGAATCGTTATCTTCCTAATTATTTCAGTTGCTGCGAAGGCATTGTGAATGGCACGACCAACTATATTTTTACACAGATGATGGAGAGGGGATGGCCGTTTGCCAAAGCCTTAAAAGTGGCGCAGCGGTTGGGATATGCGGAGCCGGATCCAACTGATGACGTGGAAGGGCACGATGCCGCATACAAGCTTTCGATCCTTGCATCGCTGGCATATTCTACCCATATTCCGCCTGATTCCATTCATCGAGAAGGTATGACGGCGAAGAAGGGTTTGGGCGCGATCAAAGAGGAGGATTGGTTCTATGCTAAAAAGTATGGTAGCGCGTTTAAGCTTATCGCTTCGGCACGAGTTCTTGATGGTGCGGTCCATCCATGGGTTGCACCGGCGTATGTGCCCGCGTATCATTTGCTGCGCAATGTTGGCGGATCTCTGAACGGACTCTATCTGAAAAGCGAACCGCTTGGTGAAACACAGCTTGTAGGCAGGGGTGCCGGTCCCGGACCGACAGCAAGTTCGCTTTGGTCTGATGTTCTCACCGCGCTTACTCGAACGCCAACCGAGCGCATGCAAGACAATTCCTGGTCGGGATATGCCGTTGCCGGATCGGACGAATATATGAGTTGCCATTACATTCGCATGAGCGTACACAACAGGAAGGGCGTACTTGGATCGATCGGTAGCATCTTTGCCAATCACGGCGTGAGTGTTGAACAATTTATTCAACCCCATGAGGGCAAAGGAGAAGGAGAGGAAGAAATGATCACTCTCACCGAGCCAAGCAATCAACGCCATCTGCGCCGCGCTCTCGATGAAATACGAAAAGAGGATTATTGCATAGGCATCGGGACCGTCCTTCACGCAGTCAATTAGAAGCAAAATCTACACCGCTCTCATTGATAGGGCGGTTTTTTATTGCCAGTTAACGGTAAGCATCCTTTCGATCACGAAACGAGTAGAGAACGACGTCATTTTTTATAATGTCATAGCGAATTCGATAATCACCGATGCGGAGCCGGAAGATACCTTCTCCGACTTTTAATCCCTGAAGCTTTCGGATGTTATGATGTCCAGATCGGTTGTAGGGATCTGATTCAAGAATGCTTTGCGCATTTTCGACGATGAGCTTGAGACGCAGATTTTTCTTAAGAGAATGTTTAACATCCCGTACAAATAGGGAGGTGGTATGAAGTTGGTAGGGTGTGGCCATAACGCAGTATTTCTACGGCGTTTTAAGGAAGACTTGAAAGAAGTTTTTTGAGTGGTTTTGTTTTTTTTCGCTTATATTCCTCGTAGCCTTTTTGAATATCATTACGCAGCGAAGGATTTGATACCTCCAGCCAATCTTCAAAATCTTCAATACCGAGAATACCGGCAACGGGAATACCGCCCTTTTCCAAAAGAAAGGATTTTTTTTGAAGATAAGCCTGCTTAATGACACTTCCAAGATTCACGCGTGCTTTTGTAACTGGCATTGAACGCAGTTGTGTTGTATTGCGCATACTATTGATAGATATTGATTAAAAGTGATTAATACTCATCAATAGTGAGTATAAATAGAGTGCGCACGAGTGTCAATGAATATACGATGTCTGTCATGGAAATATACTTGACTTTTATTAATAAAAGAGATAGCGTAGAACATGA belongs to Patescibacteria group bacterium and includes:
- a CDS encoding type II toxin-antitoxin system RelE/ParE family toxin; the protein is MATPYQLHTTSLFVRDVKHSLKKNLRLKLIVENAQSILESDPYNRSGHHNIRKLQGLKVGEGIFRLRIGDYRIRYDIIKNDVVLYSFRDRKDAYR
- a CDS encoding type II toxin-antitoxin system mRNA interferase toxin, RelE/StbE family; amino-acid sequence: MNVSYTPTFVRIYKTFPKELQEEIKEKITLFQRDSKHPFLKTHKLKGALRGRWSFSVNFEYRIVFVYASSDEAVFLVCGDHGVYT
- a CDS encoding homoserine dehydrogenase encodes the protein MTAKSIALLGHGTIGSEFYRQYRLNRDYYARLTGTDVSIVCVAVRDPSKHTESVPENMLVTDIDEAVKNPRIGIVVSVLGNEEAEYYAIKTALEHGKIVVTANKKVLAKYWHELGKHIYPFGNKLLFEAAVCAGIQIIDNLLNRYLPNYFSCCEGIVNGTTNYIFTQMMERGWPFAKALKVAQRLGYAEPDPTDDVEGHDAAYKLSILASLAYSTHIPPDSIHREGMTAKKGLGAIKEEDWFYAKKYGSAFKLIASARVLDGAVHPWVAPAYVPAYHLLRNVGGSLNGLYLKSEPLGETQLVGRGAGPGPTASSLWSDVLTALTRTPTERMQDNSWSGYAVAGSDEYMSCHYIRMSVHNRKGVLGSIGSIFANHGVSVEQFIQPHEGKGEGEEEMITLTEPSNQRHLRRALDEIRKEDYCIGIGTVLHAVN